From Acidobacteriota bacterium, a single genomic window includes:
- a CDS encoding HD domain-containing protein, with protein sequence MFQIPENVQLISRAAAEIGGRAMLVGGCVRDELMGLAPTDWDLEVYGVEPAKLREILDRFGRVDAVGEAFTVYKIGADLDVSLPRRERKTGRGHRGFVIEGDPSMSFESASRRRDFTVNSILKDALTGEIVDCFGGRGDIERRVLKMTSPKTFPEDSLRVLRAAQFAARFEFAIDDQTKEMCRSIDLSDLPKERIWGELEKLLLKAERPSIGLKLFYELRIAEKLFPELDSLVGVPQEPDWHPEGDVDIHTLMVVDEARRLIADLSYAEKVAVMLGAVCHDFGKPLTTEFRDGRIRSLAHDEAGVEPTLTFLDRLGIHTLDGFDVRQQIVQLVRFHLTPGMFFKNPPGDGAFRRLARKVDLDLLYRVAKADSLGRNPDWLPVERRFDAAAQEWFISRVRDLNIEHSAPMPILMGRHLIELGLSPSPLFKHVLDEVYEKQLDGSVADLGTARSLAIEIIGRQA encoded by the coding sequence ATGTTTCAAATCCCGGAAAATGTCCAGTTGATATCTCGCGCGGCCGCCGAAATCGGTGGCCGCGCGATGCTTGTCGGCGGTTGCGTGCGCGACGAATTGATGGGCCTCGCGCCAACGGATTGGGATCTTGAGGTCTACGGCGTCGAGCCGGCGAAGCTTCGCGAGATTCTCGACCGATTCGGGCGCGTCGACGCCGTCGGAGAGGCGTTTACGGTCTACAAGATCGGAGCCGATCTTGATGTCTCGCTGCCGCGTCGCGAGCGCAAGACCGGCCGGGGCCATAGGGGTTTCGTCATCGAGGGCGACCCGTCGATGTCGTTCGAGTCAGCGTCTCGGCGAAGAGATTTCACCGTCAACTCGATCCTCAAAGATGCTTTGACGGGCGAGATCGTCGACTGTTTCGGGGGCCGCGGCGACATCGAGCGACGGGTTCTCAAGATGACCTCACCGAAGACGTTTCCCGAAGACAGCCTGCGCGTTCTTCGCGCCGCGCAGTTCGCCGCCAGGTTCGAATTCGCGATCGACGACCAAACCAAAGAGATGTGCCGCTCGATCGATCTCAGCGACTTGCCGAAGGAACGGATCTGGGGCGAACTCGAAAAATTGCTCCTCAAAGCGGAGAGGCCTTCGATTGGCCTGAAGTTGTTTTACGAACTCCGGATCGCGGAAAAGCTCTTTCCCGAACTCGACTCGCTCGTCGGCGTGCCGCAGGAACCCGATTGGCACCCCGAAGGCGACGTCGATATCCACACGCTGATGGTCGTCGACGAAGCGCGCCGACTGATCGCCGATCTTTCATATGCTGAAAAGGTTGCCGTGATGCTCGGAGCCGTTTGCCACGACTTCGGAAAGCCTTTGACAACCGAATTTCGCGACGGCCGAATTCGTTCGCTTGCGCACGACGAGGCGGGGGTTGAGCCGACATTGACGTTTCTCGACCGGCTCGGCATTCATACGCTCGACGGCTTCGACGTTCGCCAACAGATCGTTCAGCTCGTGCGTTTTCATCTCACGCCCGGAATGTTCTTCAAAAATCCGCCCGGCGACGGCGCGTTCCGGCGTCTCGCGCGCAAGGTCGATCTCGATCTGCTCTATCGTGTCGCAAAGGCCGACAGTCTCGGTCGCAATCCGGACTGGCTGCCGGTTGAAAGACGCTTCGACGCGGCGGCGCAGGAGTGGTTCATCAGCCGCGTCCGCGACCTTAACATCGAACACTCGGCGCCGATGCCGATCCTTATGGGCCGTCATTTGATCGAACTTGGTCTGAGCCCGTCGCCGTTGTTCAAACACGTTCTCGACGAAGTTTACGAGAAGCAGCTTGACGGATCTGTCGCGGACCTCGGAACGGCGCGTTCACTGGCGATCGAAATCATCGGGCGCCAAGCCTGA
- a CDS encoding glycine--tRNA ligase, giving the protein MSAPNIETIVSLSKRRGFVFPASDIYGGLGSSWDYGSLGVELANNIKQSWWRWLVHERDDIEGIDSSIIQNRLVWKYSGHETTFSDPLVDCRTCKGRFREDKLQDVACPNEPGACAGSGKECSLTEARQFNLMFRTTIGAVSSDDDPAALAYLRPETAQGIFINFKNVLDTSRRKLPFGIAQVGKSFRNEVTPGNFIFRTREFEQMEMEYFCHPTDAARIHQEWIDDFQAWFGSLGIDPGNLKLYEQNDKELAHYAVRCVDILYRFFPERDDETAQFDELMGIANRTDFDLKTHSKKPEDAEGKRINQDSTEDLSYFDPATNERFYPYCIEPAAGVNRTVLAVLMDAYSEKTNDKGETRVILRLKPELAPIKVAVLPLAKNKPEIVAMAKGLKKELLPSMRTVYDDTGGIGKLYARQDEIGTPFCVTVDHESLEDNSVTVRDRDTWAQERVSVAELKDYLLKRLGQ; this is encoded by the coding sequence ATGTCTGCACCAAACATCGAAACCATCGTTTCCCTTTCCAAGCGCCGCGGGTTTGTATTTCCGGCATCCGACATCTATGGCGGACTCGGCAGTTCGTGGGATTACGGCTCGCTCGGCGTCGAACTCGCCAACAATATCAAGCAATCGTGGTGGCGCTGGCTCGTTCACGAGCGCGACGACATCGAGGGGATCGATTCGTCGATCATTCAAAACCGCCTCGTCTGGAAATACTCGGGTCACGAAACGACGTTTTCCGACCCGCTCGTCGACTGCCGAACCTGCAAGGGCCGGTTCCGGGAGGACAAACTTCAGGACGTGGCCTGTCCGAACGAACCCGGCGCGTGCGCGGGGAGCGGGAAGGAGTGCAGCCTGACCGAAGCGCGGCAATTCAATTTGATGTTCCGCACGACGATCGGCGCGGTTTCGTCGGACGACGACCCGGCGGCGCTCGCTTATCTTCGTCCCGAAACTGCGCAGGGAATTTTCATCAACTTCAAAAACGTGCTCGACACGTCGCGGCGCAAACTGCCGTTCGGGATCGCACAGGTCGGAAAGTCGTTTCGCAACGAGGTGACGCCGGGGAATTTCATTTTCCGGACGCGCGAGTTCGAGCAGATGGAGATGGAGTACTTCTGTCATCCGACCGACGCCGCCCGGATTCATCAGGAATGGATCGACGATTTTCAGGCCTGGTTCGGTTCGCTCGGGATCGACCCGGGCAATCTGAAACTCTACGAGCAGAACGACAAGGAACTGGCCCATTATGCCGTCCGCTGTGTCGACATTCTGTATCGTTTTTTCCCCGAGCGCGATGACGAAACGGCGCAGTTCGATGAACTGATGGGGATCGCGAACCGCACCGATTTCGATCTCAAGACGCATTCGAAAAAGCCGGAGGACGCGGAAGGGAAGCGCATCAACCAGGATTCGACCGAGGATCTTTCGTATTTCGATCCGGCGACGAACGAGCGTTTTTATCCGTATTGCATCGAACCCGCGGCCGGCGTCAACCGCACGGTCCTTGCGGTGTTGATGGACGCGTATTCCGAGAAGACCAACGACAAGGGCGAGACGCGCGTCATCCTGCGGCTGAAGCCTGAACTCGCGCCGATCAAGGTCGCGGTTCTCCCGCTGGCGAAGAACAAGCCCGAGATCGTCGCGATGGCCAAAGGACTAAAAAAGGAACTCCTTCCTTCGATGCGCACCGTTTACGACGACACGGGCGGCATCGGCAAACTCTACGCGCGTCAGGACGAGATCGGAACGCCGTTTTGCGTCACGGTCGATCATGAGTCGCTGGAGGACAACTCCGTCACGGTCCGCGACCGCGACACGTGGGCGCAGGAGCGGGTCAGCGTTGCGGAGTTGAAGGACTATTTGCTGAAGCGCCTCGGTCAGTAG
- a CDS encoding PEP-CTERM sorting domain-containing protein, which produces MKNYKFRFVLAVFCLMSFLTFTLSANAAPVKFKQVVQVVNVKTGKARTGAFAQLRLASDVAVSTADDDETKKETTQDDRVIRTTESNIVRDEVCDCQDDIVKKRGFPKWALLGLAAIPIAIILTRDKDKTPTPTPTTTPTSTPTATPTATPTATPTPTPTMTPSPTPEPVPEPMTILLFGTGLAGVGLAARRRFGKKSDDSKSEE; this is translated from the coding sequence ATGAAAAACTATAAATTCAGATTTGTTCTGGCGGTGTTCTGTTTGATGTCTTTCCTGACATTCACCCTTTCCGCGAACGCGGCGCCGGTTAAGTTCAAGCAGGTTGTTCAGGTCGTCAACGTCAAGACCGGAAAGGCCCGGACGGGGGCCTTCGCGCAGCTCAGGCTCGCCAGCGACGTCGCTGTTTCGACGGCCGACGATGACGAAACGAAGAAGGAAACGACACAGGACGATCGTGTGATCCGTACGACCGAGTCGAACATCGTCCGTGACGAAGTTTGCGATTGCCAAGACGACATCGTCAAAAAACGCGGATTTCCGAAGTGGGCACTTCTCGGACTCGCGGCGATCCCGATCGCGATAATCCTGACGCGCGACAAGGACAAGACGCCGACTCCGACGCCGACAACGACGCCGACGTCGACGCCAACCGCGACGCCGACCGCCACACCGACAGCGACGCCGACGCCGACGCCTACAATGACGCCTTCGCCGACCCCCGAACCGGTCCCGGAACCGATGACGATCCTTTTGTTCGGCACCGGATTGGCCGGTGTGGGTTTGGCCGCTCGCCGAAGATTCGGCAAGAAGAGCGACGATTCGAAGTCTGAAGAGTAA
- the pnp gene encoding polyribonucleotide nucleotidyltransferase, protein MTVKKYLKESIKLGDGELTVETGKVAKQADGSVVVTYGDTMLLVAAVSTNSPREGIDFFPLTVEYRESTYSAGRIPGNYFRREGRPSEKEVLTARLIDRPCRPLFPDGYKNETQVVANVISADELNDPDVLAITGASCALYLSDIPFENPIAGVRIGLVDGKYIINPSYDDRRESQLNLVVAGTEEAIVMVESEAKEVSETIMVEALMLAHKEIKRLCLWQRELFKALDIKKREFNAPALDEEISAEVEKNFSQKLREALDTTGKDKLASYAAVDALKKEVVESYQDDQAEKRAMASKVFGALKEKIFREDILGNRRRPDGRRFSEIRPISCEVGWLPRVHGSSLFTRGETQAIVTATLGTKMDEQYMDDIEKGEVRRRFMLHYNFPPYSVGEVGRFGSTSRREIGHGNLARRAIESILPEDTDFPYTIRIVSDITESNGSSSMASVCGGCLALMDAGVPIKKPVAGVAMGLVMEGNRYAILSDIAGAEDHYGDMDFKVTGTADGITALQMDIKVGGINAMILQEALEQARKGRLHILDIMNQAIAEPREDISPFAPRIITMHINPDKIREVIGPGGKIIRSITEETGAKIDISDDGTIAIATADGAAAQAAVERIKAITAEADIGETYLGTVTRIVDFGAFVEIFAGVEGLLHISEISDRRVRDVRDELKEGQQIMVKCIGKEGNKIKLSRKAIILQEKAQEA, encoded by the coding sequence ATGACAGTAAAAAAATACTTGAAAGAGTCTATTAAGTTGGGCGACGGAGAACTGACGGTCGAAACCGGAAAGGTCGCAAAGCAGGCCGACGGTTCCGTGGTCGTCACGTATGGCGACACGATGTTGCTCGTCGCCGCAGTCAGCACGAACTCACCGCGTGAAGGGATCGACTTTTTCCCGCTGACCGTCGAATACAGGGAATCGACGTACTCCGCCGGCCGGATTCCGGGAAATTACTTCAGGCGCGAGGGACGTCCGAGCGAGAAAGAAGTTCTCACCGCGCGTCTTATCGACCGCCCGTGCCGCCCGCTTTTTCCCGATGGATACAAGAACGAAACACAGGTCGTCGCGAATGTGATCTCGGCCGATGAACTCAATGACCCGGACGTTCTCGCCATCACCGGCGCGTCGTGCGCCCTTTATCTCTCGGACATTCCATTCGAGAATCCGATCGCCGGCGTGCGGATCGGACTGGTCGACGGAAAATACATCATCAACCCGAGCTATGACGATCGTCGCGAATCGCAACTGAATCTCGTCGTCGCCGGAACCGAAGAGGCGATCGTGATGGTCGAATCGGAAGCCAAGGAAGTTTCCGAAACGATCATGGTCGAGGCGCTGATGTTGGCGCACAAGGAGATCAAGCGGCTCTGTCTCTGGCAGCGCGAGCTTTTCAAGGCACTCGACATCAAAAAGCGCGAGTTCAACGCGCCTGCGCTCGATGAAGAGATCTCGGCGGAAGTTGAAAAGAACTTCAGCCAGAAGCTTCGCGAGGCTCTCGACACTACCGGCAAGGACAAACTCGCTTCGTATGCGGCCGTCGATGCGCTGAAAAAAGAGGTTGTCGAAAGCTATCAGGACGATCAGGCCGAAAAACGCGCGATGGCCTCAAAGGTTTTTGGCGCGCTCAAGGAAAAGATCTTCCGCGAAGACATTCTTGGAAACCGGCGCCGCCCGGACGGCCGCAGATTCAGCGAAATCCGACCGATTTCGTGCGAGGTAGGCTGGTTGCCGCGCGTCCACGGTTCGTCGCTCTTTACGCGCGGCGAAACGCAGGCGATCGTCACCGCGACGCTCGGCACGAAGATGGACGAGCAGTATATGGACGACATCGAAAAGGGCGAAGTTCGCCGCCGATTCATGCTCCATTACAACTTCCCGCCGTATTCGGTCGGTGAAGTCGGACGTTTCGGCTCGACCAGCCGTCGCGAGATCGGCCACGGCAACCTCGCGCGCCGCGCGATCGAGTCGATTCTGCCCGAAGATACCGACTTTCCGTATACGATCCGAATCGTCTCTGACATCACCGAGTCGAACGGTTCGAGTTCGATGGCCTCCGTCTGCGGAGGCTGTTTGGCGCTGATGGACGCGGGAGTTCCGATCAAGAAGCCGGTCGCCGGAGTCGCGATGGGACTCGTGATGGAAGGAAACCGATACGCGATCCTCTCGGACATCGCCGGCGCCGAGGACCACTACGGCGATATGGATTTCAAGGTCACCGGCACGGCGGATGGCATCACGGCACTGCAGATGGACATCAAGGTCGGCGGCATCAACGCGATGATCCTGCAGGAAGCGCTCGAACAGGCGCGCAAGGGCCGTTTGCACATCCTCGACATAATGAATCAGGCAATCGCCGAACCGCGCGAGGACATTTCGCCGTTTGCGCCGCGCATCATCACGATGCATATCAATCCGGACAAGATCCGCGAAGTTATCGGACCGGGCGGCAAGATCATCCGCTCGATCACCGAGGAGACCGGCGCGAAGATCGACATCTCTGACGATGGCACGATCGCGATCGCAACCGCAGACGGCGCCGCGGCTCAGGCGGCGGTGGAACGCATCAAGGCGATCACGGCTGAAGCGGACATCGGTGAAACGTATCTCGGAACGGTCACGCGGATCGTCGATTTCGGCGCGTTCGTCGAGATATTCGCCGGCGTCGAGGGGCTTTTGCACATTTCGGAGATCTCGGATCGTCGCGTTCGCGATGTTCGCGACGAACTCAAGGAAGGCCAGCAGATTATGGTCAAGTGCATCGGCAAGGAAGGGAACAAGATCAAGCTTTCACGCAAAGCGATCATTCTCCAGGAAAAGGCCCAGGAAGCCTAG
- the rpsO gene encoding 30S ribosomal protein S15, which translates to MSTATEKKAEIVSGFKTHTSDTGSSQVQIALLTERIKELTEHFKIHKKDHHSRRGLLKMVSRRRKLLDYLKRKDINEYHTVIERLGLRR; encoded by the coding sequence ATGTCAACAGCAACAGAAAAGAAAGCGGAGATCGTTAGCGGTTTCAAAACACATACATCGGATACGGGTTCGTCGCAGGTGCAGATCGCGCTGCTGACGGAACGGATCAAGGAATTGACCGAGCATTTCAAGATCCATAAGAAGGATCACCACTCGCGTCGCGGACTTCTGAAAATGGTCTCGCGCCGAAGAAAACTCCTCGATTACCTGAAGCGTAAAGATATCAACGAATATCACACGGTGATCGAACGGCTTGGATTGAGAAGGTAA
- the accC gene encoding acetyl-CoA carboxylase biotin carboxylase subunit: MEREIRKILIANRGEIACRIIWTCKEMGIRTVAVHSTADRDALHVRFADEAVCIGNPPSAESYLNIPAIISAAEITNVDAIHPGYGFLAESETFAKICEDCNIKFIGPRPHVIKMMGDKVEARRTMKAAGVPILPGSPEPIESAEEAIGLAKEIGFPIIIKAAAGGGGRGMRIVRKESELAGNLELAQSEALAAFKNGSVYIERYIERPRHIEIQVLADEYGNCIHLGERECTIQRRHQKLLEEAPSAAISKEQREAMGAVAVKACKEIGYSNAGTFEFLLDEDGSFYFMEMNTRVQVEHPVTEMVTVVDIVRNQIRIARGEKLGFTQDEIEIFGHSIECRINAEDPEKFTPSPGKITGLNIPGGPGVRVDTAVYPGYVVPPYYDSMIAKLIVHARTREAAIARMRRALEAMVVEGIKTTIPLHLKIMNDERFQKGEFSTKFMEEFGK; encoded by the coding sequence ATGGAACGGGAGATTCGCAAAATTCTGATCGCCAATCGCGGCGAAATTGCGTGCCGGATCATCTGGACGTGCAAGGAAATGGGCATACGTACCGTCGCCGTGCACTCTACGGCCGACCGCGACGCGCTCCACGTCAGGTTCGCTGACGAGGCCGTTTGCATCGGCAATCCGCCGTCCGCCGAGAGCTATCTCAACATACCGGCAATCATCAGCGCGGCCGAGATCACGAACGTCGATGCGATCCATCCCGGTTACGGATTTCTTGCGGAATCCGAGACTTTTGCCAAGATCTGCGAAGACTGCAACATCAAATTTATCGGCCCGAGACCGCACGTCATCAAGATGATGGGCGACAAGGTCGAGGCGCGGCGTACGATGAAAGCCGCCGGCGTCCCGATTCTGCCCGGTTCGCCGGAGCCGATCGAGTCGGCCGAAGAAGCCATCGGGCTCGCTAAGGAGATCGGTTTCCCGATCATCATCAAGGCTGCGGCCGGCGGCGGCGGACGCGGGATGCGAATCGTCCGCAAAGAATCAGAACTCGCGGGAAACCTCGAACTGGCGCAGTCGGAAGCGCTCGCGGCGTTCAAGAACGGCTCGGTTTACATCGAGCGCTACATCGAACGTCCGCGGCACATCGAGATACAGGTGCTGGCCGACGAATACGGAAATTGCATCCATCTCGGCGAGCGCGAATGTACGATCCAGCGCCGGCATCAGAAACTCCTTGAAGAAGCGCCGTCGGCGGCGATCTCAAAAGAGCAGCGCGAAGCAATGGGCGCGGTGGCGGTCAAGGCCTGCAAGGAAATCGGTTATTCAAATGCCGGGACGTTCGAATTCTTGCTCGACGAAGACGGTTCATTTTACTTTATGGAAATGAACACCCGCGTCCAGGTCGAGCATCCGGTCACCGAGATGGTGACCGTCGTCGATATCGTGCGCAATCAGATCCGCATCGCCCGCGGCGAGAAACTCGGATTCACCCAGGACGAGATCGAGATCTTCGGACATTCGATCGAATGCCGGATCAATGCCGAGGACCCGGAGAAATTCACGCCGAGCCCCGGAAAGATAACGGGCTTGAATATTCCCGGCGGTCCCGGAGTTCGCGTCGATACGGCCGTCTATCCGGGATACGTCGTCCCGCCGTATTATGATTCGATGATCGCCAAATTGATCGTCCACGCGCGGACGCGTGAGGCGGCGATCGCGCGGATGCGCCGCGCGCTCGAGGCGATGGTCGTCGAGGGAATCAAAACGACGATCCCGCTGCATTTGAAGATAATGAATGACGAGCGATTCCAAAAGGGCGAGTTTTCGACCAAGTTTATGGAAGAATTTGGAAAATAG
- the accB gene encoding acetyl-CoA carboxylase biotin carboxyl carrier protein has product MSELRELAELVNEHGFTDFEFENENIRVRLSRSTIVHSVQAPQPAVQPTASSTTPKADAVPVAEVDPDAGLYKITSPIVGTFYRAPSPDKDPYVKEGDTVSDSSVVCIVEAMKLMNEIQAETSGEVVRIYVENGQPVEFGQPLFGIKR; this is encoded by the coding sequence ATGTCGGAACTCCGCGAACTCGCCGAACTCGTGAACGAGCACGGATTTACTGATTTCGAGTTTGAGAACGAGAATATCCGGGTTCGACTGAGCCGCTCGACGATCGTGCACAGCGTTCAGGCACCGCAACCGGCGGTTCAGCCGACTGCGTCATCGACGACCCCGAAAGCGGACGCCGTGCCGGTTGCGGAGGTTGATCCCGATGCGGGACTTTACAAGATCACGTCGCCGATCGTCGGAACGTTTTACCGAGCGCCGTCGCCTGATAAGGATCCTTATGTAAAGGAAGGCGACACCGTTTCGGATTCGAGCGTTGTCTGTATCGTCGAGGCGATGAAACTGATGAACGAGATCCAGGCCGAAACTTCGGGCGAGGTTGTCAGGATCTACGTTGAAAACGGTCAGCCCGTTGAATTCGGGCAGCCGCTTTTTGGAATCAAGAGGTAG
- the rplQ gene encoding 50S ribosomal protein L17 gives MRHLKAHRKLGRTTEHRISLLRNLATSLIIAEKEYIVTTVPKAKELRPFVEKVITLARKAQHLSGDNARVEEVHLRRQAARFFHAGNSTFKAEQSRFRGKKGEPKEKIERTAGVKAVQRLFSELGLRYKDRNGGYTRIIKLGRRQGDNAEMAVIELVDSARELAAKE, from the coding sequence ATGAGACACTTAAAAGCACATCGAAAATTGGGACGGACCACCGAGCATCGAATTTCCTTGCTGCGCAACCTGGCGACTTCGCTAATTATTGCGGAAAAGGAGTATATTGTTACCACGGTGCCGAAAGCGAAGGAACTTCGTCCGTTCGTTGAAAAAGTGATCACGCTCGCGCGCAAGGCGCAGCATCTGAGCGGAGACAACGCGCGCGTCGAGGAAGTCCATCTGCGACGGCAGGCGGCAAGGTTCTTTCATGCCGGGAACTCGACGTTCAAGGCTGAACAGAGTCGTTTTCGCGGCAAGAAAGGCGAACCGAAGGAAAAGATCGAAAGAACGGCCGGTGTAAAAGCCGTACAGCGTCTTTTCAGTGAACTCGGGCTCCGTTACAAGGACCGCAACGGCGGCTACACACGGATCATCAAACTAGGCCGCCGTCAGGGTGATAACGCCGAAATGGCCGTCATCGAACTCGTTGACAGTGCGCGTGAATTGGCCGCCAAGGAATAG
- a CDS encoding DNA-directed RNA polymerase subunit alpha — MTQNNHWTDFQMPNRLEVEKETLTDRYGKFFAQPFERGFGTTIGNSLRRALLSSIEGAAITAVKIEGVEHEFSSIKGVVEDATDVILNLKQVPLTLHGGESKTLTITKKGPAEVTSADIETDGDVDVLNTDIHIASVSAGGEISIEMRLKHGRGYVSAELNNDEDLSIGYIPIDSVHTPIKKVNYNVEKTRMGSNTEYDKLTIEVWTDGSVKPDDSIGLAAKIVKDHMAIFINFEEEEEEYKYEDIARPPLLRNDLLDRSVDELELSVRSYNCLKNADIRSIRDLIRRSERDMLNTKNFGKKSLTEIKDLLHGMGLDFGMDFDEQGNPIPGSGGRDLD; from the coding sequence ATGACACAAAATAATCACTGGACAGACTTTCAAATGCCAAATCGGTTAGAGGTTGAGAAAGAAACACTGACCGACCGTTACGGTAAGTTCTTTGCACAGCCGTTCGAACGTGGTTTTGGGACGACGATCGGAAACTCTCTGCGGCGGGCGTTGCTTTCGTCGATCGAGGGCGCGGCGATCACGGCTGTGAAGATCGAAGGCGTCGAGCACGAATTCTCGTCCATTAAAGGAGTTGTCGAGGACGCGACCGACGTTATCCTGAACCTCAAGCAGGTTCCGTTGACTCTCCACGGCGGTGAATCGAAAACGCTCACGATCACCAAAAAGGGCCCGGCGGAGGTCACGAGCGCCGATATCGAGACCGACGGAGACGTCGATGTCTTGAACACCGACATCCATATCGCCTCGGTCAGCGCCGGCGGCGAGATCAGCATTGAAATGCGCCTCAAGCACGGACGCGGTTATGTTTCGGCCGAGCTCAACAACGACGAGGATCTGTCGATCGGCTACATTCCGATCGATTCGGTGCATACTCCGATCAAGAAGGTGAACTATAACGTCGAAAAGACCCGAATGGGTTCGAACACGGAGTACGACAAACTGACGATCGAGGTATGGACAGACGGATCGGTCAAACCGGATGATTCGATCGGTCTCGCAGCGAAGATCGTGAAGGATCATATGGCGATCTTCATCAACTTTGAAGAAGAAGAAGAAGAGTACAAATACGAGGATATTGCTCGTCCGCCGCTGCTTCGCAACGATCTTTTGGATCGGTCGGTCGATGAACTCGAGCTTTCGGTCCGTTCTTACAACTGCCTGAAGAACGCCGACATTCGTTCGATTCGCGACCTCATCCGCCGCAGCGAACGCGATATGCTGAACACCAAGAACTTCGGCAAGAAATCGCTGACCGAGATCAAGGATCTTCTGCACGGAATGGGACTCGACTTCGGTATGGATTTTGACGAGCAGGGAAATCCGATCCCGGGTTCGGGCGGCAGAGATCTGGACTAA
- the rpsD gene encoding 30S ribosomal protein S4 — translation MARYRDAVCRLCRREGAKLFLKGDRCFKSSCAIEKRGTNPPGQHGAARRKMLAGYGQQLREKQKVKRIYFVLEKQFRNYFEKALRQKGVTGENLLFLLERRLDNVVYRAGFSTSRRQSRQLVNHGHIFVNGRKVDIPSFQVKVGDVVTVKENTVKNVHVEGAWQTAAGRGRPHWISAGEKDLSVSISALPKREDVDANINEQLIVELYSK, via the coding sequence ATGGCTAGATATAGAGATGCGGTGTGCCGTTTGTGCCGCCGGGAAGGTGCGAAACTGTTCTTGAAAGGCGACCGGTGCTTCAAATCATCGTGCGCGATCGAAAAACGCGGAACCAATCCGCCGGGACAACACGGCGCGGCGCGGCGGAAGATGCTGGCGGGCTACGGTCAGCAGCTGCGCGAGAAGCAGAAGGTGAAACGCATTTACTTCGTGCTTGAAAAGCAGTTCCGAAACTACTTCGAGAAAGCCCTTCGCCAGAAAGGCGTAACGGGCGAAAATCTTCTGTTTCTTCTTGAGCGACGTCTCGACAACGTCGTTTACCGGGCGGGCTTCTCGACGTCGAGGCGGCAATCCCGCCAACTCGTCAATCACGGACATATTTTTGTGAACGGACGAAAGGTCGATATTCCTTCATTCCAGGTCAAGGTCGGAGACGTCGTGACCGTCAAAGAGAACACCGTCAAGAATGTTCACGTCGAAGGTGCCTGGCAAACCGCCGCCGGTCGCGGACGTCCGCATTGGATTTCGGCCGGCGAAAAGGATCTCAGCGTTTCGATCTCGGCGCTTCCGAAGCGCGAGGACGTTGACGCGAACATCAATGAGCAGCTGATTGTCGAACTTTACAGCAAATAG